The following proteins come from a genomic window of Mycobacterium sp. DL:
- a CDS encoding MogA/MoaB family molybdenum cofactor biosynthesis protein, producing the protein MRVAALTSVPRYTVERMEQPLALVGRALVVVVDDRTAHGDEEDHSGPLVTELLGEAGFVVDGVVVVSSDEVEIRNALNTAVIGGVDLVVSVGGTGVTPRDVTPESTLDLLDRELLGIAEALRASGLQAGIPDAGLSRGLAGISGSTLVVNLAGSRAAVRDGMATLGPLAAQIIAQLSSLEI; encoded by the coding sequence CTGCGTGTGGCTGCGCTGACGTCCGTGCCGAGATATACGGTTGAGCGCATGGAACAGCCTCTTGCGTTGGTCGGCCGGGCGCTCGTCGTAGTCGTCGATGATCGCACCGCCCACGGTGACGAAGAGGATCACAGCGGTCCACTGGTCACCGAGCTCCTCGGGGAGGCGGGATTTGTCGTCGACGGTGTGGTCGTGGTGTCCTCCGACGAGGTCGAGATCCGCAACGCGCTGAACACCGCGGTCATCGGCGGTGTCGACCTCGTGGTGTCCGTCGGCGGAACCGGTGTCACCCCGCGCGACGTCACCCCCGAATCGACTCTCGACCTTCTCGACCGGGAGCTGCTGGGCATCGCCGAAGCCCTACGGGCGTCCGGGCTGCAAGCCGGCATCCCCGACGCGGGACTGTCGCGCGGGTTGGCCGGTATCTCCGGCAGCACGCTGGTCGTGAACCTCGCCGGATCGCGAGCGGCGGTACGGGACGGCATGGCCACGCTCGGACCGCTGGCTGCGCAGATCATCGCCCAGCTATCCAGCCTGGAGATCTGA
- a CDS encoding MspA family porin — protein MKAISRVLIAMVASIAALFVSTGTSHAGLDNELSLVDGQGRTLTIQQWDTFLNGVFPLDRNRLTREWFHSGKASYIVAGEGADEFEGTLELGYQVGFPWSLGVGINFSYTTPNIAFDGLEGFNELGPLGGFGGIVTPPLFPGVSISADLGNGPGIQEVATFSVDVAGPGGSVAVSNAHGTVTGAAGGVLLRPFARLVSSTGDSVTTYGEPWNMN, from the coding sequence ATGAAGGCAATCAGTCGGGTGCTGATCGCGATGGTGGCGTCCATCGCGGCTTTGTTCGTGAGCACTGGCACCTCTCACGCAGGTCTGGACAATGAGCTGAGCTTGGTCGATGGCCAGGGTCGGACTCTGACGATCCAGCAGTGGGACACATTCCTGAACGGTGTTTTTCCGTTGGACCGCAACCGGCTGACCCGTGAGTGGTTCCACTCGGGCAAGGCCTCCTACATCGTGGCCGGTGAGGGTGCGGACGAGTTCGAGGGCACGTTGGAGCTCGGCTACCAGGTGGGCTTCCCGTGGTCGCTGGGTGTGGGGATCAACTTCAGCTACACCACGCCCAACATCGCGTTCGACGGTCTGGAGGGCTTTAACGAACTGGGCCCGCTCGGCGGCTTTGGTGGCATCGTGACTCCGCCGCTGTTCCCGGGTGTGTCGATCTCGGCTGACCTGGGCAACGGTCCGGGTATCCAGGAAGTGGCGACCTTCAGTGTGGACGTGGCCGGCCCCGGTGGTTCGGTGGCGGTGTCCAATGCGCACGGCACGGTGACCGGCGCGGCCGGCGGTGTGCTGCTGCGTCCGTTCGCCCGGTTGGTCTCGTCGACCGGTGACAGCGTCACCACCTACGGCGAACCGTGGAACATGAACTGA
- a CDS encoding acyclic terpene utilization AtuA family protein — protein sequence MREMLTGGELDYLTGDYLAELTMLILGRDRIKNPDRGYVKTFLRQLEECLGIARDRGVRIVTNAGGLNPAGLAEAIRALADRLGLAVSVAHVEGDDLLPRAERLGLGSPLTANAYLGAWGIVDCLDSGADVVVTGRVTDASVIVGPAAAHFGWRRTDHDQIAGAVAAGHVIECGTQATGGNFSFFARDFPDLSSLIHPGFPIAEIYEDGSSVITKHPGTDGAVTVDTVTAQLLYEITGPRYANPDATLRIDSIELTADGPDRVRVSGVVGEPPPPTLKVSLNSIGGFRNEMTLILTGLDIEAKAELVRRQLETSLAVKPAELEWTLARTDHPDADTEQTASALLRCVVRDADPATVGRQFSSAAVELALASYPGFTSTTPPGDGQVYGVFTAAYVPADEVDHVAVHSDGSRVDIAPASETLDLDTAPPSPLPTPLPAGPTRRVPLGSVAGARSGDKGGSANIGVWVQTHDQWRWLAHTLTVEKLRELLPETADLPVTRHVLGNLRAVNFVIDDILGKGVAYQARFDPQAKGLGEWLRSRSIDIPEEFLT from the coding sequence ATGCGGGAGATGCTCACCGGCGGCGAGCTCGACTATCTGACCGGCGATTACCTTGCCGAGCTGACCATGCTGATCCTCGGCCGCGACCGGATCAAGAATCCCGACAGGGGCTACGTCAAGACCTTCCTGCGCCAGCTCGAGGAGTGCCTGGGCATCGCCAGGGACCGCGGCGTCCGCATCGTCACCAACGCCGGCGGCCTGAACCCCGCGGGCCTGGCTGAGGCGATCCGCGCACTGGCGGACCGACTCGGCCTCGCGGTCTCGGTGGCCCACGTCGAAGGTGATGACCTGCTCCCCCGTGCCGAACGGCTGGGCCTCGGCAGTCCGCTGACCGCCAACGCCTACCTCGGTGCCTGGGGCATCGTCGACTGCCTCGATTCGGGTGCCGACGTCGTCGTGACCGGACGGGTGACCGACGCCTCGGTCATCGTGGGTCCTGCCGCCGCACATTTCGGCTGGCGACGGACCGACCACGACCAGATCGCAGGCGCGGTCGCAGCCGGACACGTGATCGAGTGCGGCACCCAGGCCACCGGTGGCAATTTCTCGTTCTTCGCTCGCGATTTTCCCGATCTGAGCTCCCTGATACATCCGGGCTTCCCGATCGCCGAGATTTACGAAGACGGCTCCTCGGTGATCACCAAGCATCCGGGAACCGATGGCGCGGTGACAGTCGACACCGTGACCGCCCAACTGCTCTACGAGATCACCGGCCCGCGCTACGCCAATCCTGATGCAACCCTGCGGATCGACTCGATCGAGCTGACCGCCGACGGCCCCGACCGGGTCCGGGTCAGCGGGGTCGTCGGCGAGCCGCCGCCACCCACGCTGAAGGTGTCGCTCAACAGCATCGGTGGTTTCCGCAACGAGATGACGTTGATCCTCACCGGCCTCGACATCGAGGCCAAGGCCGAACTGGTGCGCCGGCAACTCGAGACGAGCCTGGCCGTGAAGCCCGCTGAGCTGGAATGGACGCTGGCGCGCACCGATCATCCGGACGCCGACACCGAGCAGACGGCGAGCGCGCTGTTGCGCTGCGTGGTGCGCGACGCCGATCCCGCCACTGTCGGCCGGCAGTTCTCCTCGGCCGCAGTCGAACTCGCGCTGGCCAGCTATCCGGGGTTCACCAGCACCACCCCGCCCGGCGACGGTCAGGTGTACGGCGTGTTCACCGCGGCCTACGTGCCCGCCGACGAGGTCGACCACGTCGCGGTGCATTCCGACGGCTCCCGGGTCGACATCGCGCCTGCCTCCGAGACGCTGGATCTCGATACGGCGCCGCCGAGTCCGCTGCCCACGCCGCTGCCGGCCGGGCCGACAAGGCGGGTCCCGCTGGGCTCTGTCGCCGGAGCGCGCAGCGGGGACAAGGGCGGCAGCGCGAACATCGGCGTCTGGGTCCAGACACACGATCAATGGCGTTGGCTTGCACACACTCTGACGGTAGAGAAGTTGCGTGAGCTGTTACCGGAGACGGCCGACCTCCCCGTCACCCGACACGTGCTCGGCAATCTGCGGGCCGTCAACTTCGTGATCGACGACATCCTCGGCAAGGGTGTCGCCTACCAGGCGAGGTTCGATCCGCAAGCCAAGGGGCTGGGCGAATGGCTGCGCAGCCGCAGTATCGACATACCGGAGGAGTTCCTGACGTGA
- a CDS encoding trypsin-like peptidase domain-containing protein has product MTNHPRYSPTPPPGRQPGLHGQAPQGHTGPQQPGAYEQQQPYDWRYATEQQRQAFRAQYDPYRGAPMPAAPGQYPRPGMPGPSQPQPRKRSRAGALTAGAAAIAIVSAGIGGGVAVLAHPDHGLPGISATGAAPSRPAASVPAGSVEQVAAKVVPSVVKLEVNQGRSSEEGSGVILSADGLILTNNHVVAGAADGPGAETKVVFANGNTTTFRVVGTDPGSDIAVVRAENVSGLTPIAIGSSADLVVGQDVVAIGSPLGLEGTVTTGIISSLNRPVAAGGDAQNQNTVLDAIQTDAAINPGNSGGALVNMNGELVGINSAIATMGADSGAAQGGSIGLGFAIPVDQAKRIADELIATGTASRASLGVQVGNDAGADGAKIVEVTAGGAAAAAGLPSGALVTKLDDRMIGSADALVAAVRSKAPGDKVTLTYQDGSGNAQTVEVTLGKADQ; this is encoded by the coding sequence ATGACCAACCACCCGAGGTACTCGCCGACCCCGCCCCCGGGTCGTCAGCCCGGTCTTCATGGGCAGGCGCCGCAAGGCCATACCGGACCGCAGCAGCCTGGCGCCTACGAGCAGCAGCAGCCTTACGACTGGCGCTACGCGACTGAGCAACAGCGACAGGCGTTTCGGGCTCAGTATGACCCCTATCGCGGCGCCCCGATGCCCGCCGCCCCGGGGCAGTACCCGCGCCCCGGGATGCCCGGTCCGTCGCAGCCGCAGCCTCGGAAGCGTTCCCGCGCAGGGGCTTTGACGGCCGGTGCGGCCGCCATAGCCATTGTCTCCGCGGGTATCGGTGGCGGCGTCGCGGTGCTGGCGCACCCCGATCACGGCCTGCCCGGCATCAGTGCCACGGGTGCCGCTCCGAGCAGGCCCGCCGCCAGCGTGCCGGCCGGCTCCGTCGAGCAGGTCGCCGCCAAGGTCGTCCCCAGCGTGGTGAAGCTGGAGGTGAACCAGGGGCGTAGTTCTGAAGAGGGTTCCGGTGTGATCCTGTCCGCGGACGGGTTGATCCTCACCAACAACCACGTGGTGGCCGGGGCAGCAGACGGTCCGGGCGCCGAGACGAAGGTGGTGTTCGCCAATGGCAACACGACGACGTTCCGGGTGGTCGGCACCGACCCCGGGAGCGACATTGCGGTGGTTCGCGCCGAGAACGTCTCCGGCCTGACACCGATTGCGATCGGTTCGTCCGCCGACCTGGTGGTCGGTCAGGACGTGGTGGCCATCGGATCGCCCCTCGGTCTCGAGGGCACGGTGACGACGGGCATCATCAGCTCCCTGAATCGCCCGGTGGCTGCTGGCGGAGATGCGCAGAACCAGAACACCGTGCTCGACGCCATCCAGACCGACGCGGCGATCAACCCCGGTAACTCCGGTGGCGCGCTGGTGAACATGAACGGTGAGCTCGTCGGCATCAACTCCGCGATCGCCACCATGGGCGCCGACTCGGGTGCAGCGCAGGGCGGCTCCATCGGGTTGGGTTTCGCGATCCCGGTGGATCAGGCCAAGCGGATCGCCGATGAGTTGATCGCGACCGGGACCGCGTCCCGGGCGTCTCTCGGTGTGCAGGTCGGTAACGATGCCGGGGCTGATGGCGCGAAGATCGTCGAGGTCACCGCCGGCGGTGCCGCAGCTGCGGCAGGGTTACCGAGCGGTGCCCTCGTCACCAAGCTCGACGACCGGATGATCGGCAGCGCCGATGCCCTGGTCGCGGCGGTGCGGTCGAAGGCGCCGGGGGACAAGGTGACGCTGACCTATCAGGACGGGTCGGGCAACGCGCAGACAGTGGAGGTCACGCTCGGTAAGGCGGACCAGTGA
- a CDS encoding HAMP domain-containing sensor histidine kinase produces MAAQPPEPWSTNVAPAPPTASSVSLRWRVMLLAMSMVAMVVVLMGVAVYAVVSRALYDDIDTQLRSRAQLLVESGSLQADPAKAIEGTAYSDVNAMLFTPRAIYTANQKGQTLPLGGPEKDVIQGKLLMSLRTVSHQRVLALYLDNGSALLISKSLAPTGQVLKRLGSVLLIVGGIGVAVAAIAGGMVARAGLRPVARLTEAAERVARTDDLRPIPVYGSDELARLTEAFNMMLRALAESRERQARLVTDAGHELRTPLTSLRTNVELLMASMAPGAPRLPEEEMTGLRTDVIAQIEELSTLVGDLVDLTREEAGGAIHETVELADVIERSLERVRRRRNDIEFDISVTPWQVYGDGAGLARAVLNLLDNAAKWSPPDGRVGVRLTQVDALHAELVVSDEGPGIPPQERTLVFERFFRSTAARAMPGSGLGLAIVKQVVLKHGGTLLVRETNPGGQPPGTSMHVVLPGRLSASQTVDAETV; encoded by the coding sequence ATGGCCGCGCAGCCGCCCGAACCGTGGTCGACGAATGTCGCGCCGGCCCCGCCGACAGCGAGCTCGGTGTCGCTTCGGTGGCGCGTCATGCTGCTGGCGATGTCGATGGTGGCGATGGTCGTGGTCCTGATGGGCGTCGCGGTGTACGCGGTCGTGTCCCGTGCGCTCTACGACGACATCGACACCCAACTGCGCAGCCGGGCCCAGTTGTTGGTCGAGAGTGGGTCGCTGCAGGCCGATCCCGCCAAGGCGATCGAGGGCACGGCCTATTCCGACGTGAACGCCATGCTGTTCACCCCCCGGGCGATCTACACGGCCAACCAGAAGGGGCAGACGCTCCCGCTCGGTGGCCCGGAGAAGGACGTCATCCAGGGCAAGCTGCTGATGTCCCTGCGGACGGTCAGCCACCAGCGGGTCCTGGCCCTGTATCTGGACAACGGGAGCGCGCTGTTGATTTCCAAGAGCTTGGCGCCGACGGGGCAGGTCCTCAAACGCCTCGGCTCGGTCCTGCTCATCGTGGGCGGGATAGGGGTGGCCGTGGCGGCCATCGCGGGTGGAATGGTGGCGCGTGCCGGGCTGCGCCCCGTGGCCCGGCTCACTGAAGCAGCCGAACGGGTCGCCCGCACCGACGACCTGCGTCCGATACCGGTCTACGGCAGTGACGAACTCGCGCGCCTCACCGAAGCCTTCAACATGATGTTGCGCGCGTTGGCCGAATCGCGCGAGCGCCAGGCACGGCTCGTGACCGATGCCGGCCACGAATTGCGCACCCCGTTGACCTCACTGCGCACCAATGTGGAGCTTCTGATGGCCTCCATGGCGCCAGGGGCTCCACGCCTCCCTGAGGAGGAGATGACCGGGCTGCGCACCGATGTCATAGCTCAGATCGAGGAATTGTCCACGCTCGTCGGCGATCTGGTGGATCTGACGCGGGAAGAGGCTGGCGGCGCGATCCACGAGACCGTCGAGCTGGCCGACGTGATCGAACGGTCGCTGGAACGGGTTCGCAGGCGCCGCAACGACATCGAGTTCGACATATCGGTCACGCCGTGGCAGGTGTACGGCGACGGGGCGGGGCTGGCGCGCGCCGTGCTCAACCTGTTGGACAACGCGGCGAAGTGGAGCCCACCCGATGGCCGGGTCGGCGTCAGGCTCACTCAGGTCGATGCCCTGCACGCGGAGCTGGTGGTGTCCGACGAGGGTCCCGGAATCCCGCCACAGGAACGAACTCTCGTGTTCGAACGGTTCTTCCGCTCGACTGCTGCCAGGGCCATGCCGGGTTCAGGTCTCGGCCTGGCGATCGTCAAGCAGGTGGTGCTCAAGCACGGCGGCACGTTGCTCGTCCGCGAAACCAACCCGGGTGGTCAGCCCCCGGGTACGTCGATGCACGTGGTGCTACCCGGGCGCCTGTCTGCCAGTCAGACGGTCGACGCCGAGACGGTGTGA
- a CDS encoding response regulator transcription factor, which translates to MRILVVDDDRAVRESLRRSLSFNGYSVELAQDGREALELIASHRPDALVLDVMMPRLDGLEVCRLLRSTGDDLPILVLTARDSVSERVAGLDAGADDYLPKPFALEELLARMRALLRRTNPEDGSESAAMTFSDLSLDPITREVTRGDRPISLTRTEFSLLEMLIANPRRVLTRSRILEEVWGFDFPTSGNALEVYVGYLRRKTEAEGEPRLIHTVRGVGYVLRETPP; encoded by the coding sequence GTGCGCATACTTGTCGTTGATGACGATCGCGCGGTGCGCGAATCCCTGCGACGATCCCTTTCCTTCAACGGCTACTCGGTCGAGTTGGCCCAGGACGGTCGGGAAGCCCTCGAACTGATTGCCAGCCACCGGCCCGACGCCCTGGTGCTGGACGTCATGATGCCGAGGCTGGACGGTCTCGAGGTGTGCCGGCTGCTGCGAAGCACCGGCGACGACCTCCCCATCCTGGTGCTCACCGCGCGCGATTCCGTGTCGGAGCGGGTCGCAGGCCTGGACGCCGGGGCCGACGACTATCTTCCCAAGCCGTTCGCGCTGGAGGAGCTACTGGCGCGGATGCGCGCACTTCTGCGACGCACGAATCCCGAAGACGGCAGCGAATCGGCGGCGATGACGTTCTCGGACCTGTCGCTGGACCCGATCACCCGTGAGGTCACCCGCGGCGATCGCCCGATCAGCCTCACCAGAACCGAGTTCTCGCTGCTGGAGATGCTGATCGCCAATCCTCGCCGGGTGCTGACCCGCAGTCGCATTCTCGAGGAGGTGTGGGGGTTCGACTTTCCGACATCGGGAAACGCGCTCGAGGTCTACGTCGGCTACCTGCGGCGCAAGACCGAGGCCGAAGGGGAACCGCGGCTGATCCATACGGTGCGCGGGGTGGGGTATGTGCTGCGCGAGACTCCGCCCTGA
- the rpmF gene encoding 50S ribosomal protein L32, with amino-acid sequence MAVPKRRMSRANTRSRRAQWKATATGLVGVTVAGQQHKVPRRLLKAARLGLIDLDRR; translated from the coding sequence ATGGCTGTGCCCAAGCGCAGGATGTCGCGCGCGAACACCCGTAGCCGGCGCGCGCAGTGGAAGGCCACCGCGACCGGCCTCGTCGGCGTGACTGTCGCAGGTCAGCAGCACAAGGTCCCGCGTCGCCTGCTCAAGGCCGCCCGGCTCGGTCTGATCGACCTCGACCGCCGCTAG
- a CDS encoding acyl-CoA dehydrogenase family protein gives MSIWTTPERDDLRKTVRAFAEREVLPHVDEWERIGELPRDLHTKAAAAGLLGAGFPEAVGGDGGDGADAVVICEEMHQSGAPGGVFASLFTCGIAVPHMIASGDGRLIDTYVRPTLSGEKIGSLAITEPGGGSDVGHLTTRAVRDGDDYILNGAKTYITSGVRADYVVTAARTGGAGAAGVSLIVVDKGTPGFEVSRKLDKMGWRSSDTAELSYTDVRVPVANLIGVENTGFLQIAGAFVSERVGLAAQAYSSAQRCLDLTVDWCRNRETFGKPLIARQSVQNTLAEMARRIDVARVYTRHLVERQLDGEANLITEVCFAKNTAVEAGEWVANQAVQLFGGMGYMAESEIERQYRDMRILGIGGGTTEILTSLAAKSLGFQA, from the coding sequence GTGAGCATCTGGACCACACCCGAGCGCGACGACCTACGAAAGACCGTGCGCGCCTTCGCCGAGCGCGAAGTGCTGCCGCATGTCGACGAGTGGGAGCGTATCGGCGAGCTGCCGCGCGACCTGCACACCAAGGCGGCCGCGGCCGGACTGCTCGGCGCCGGATTCCCCGAGGCGGTCGGCGGCGACGGCGGGGACGGCGCGGACGCGGTCGTCATCTGCGAGGAGATGCACCAGTCCGGGGCGCCCGGCGGCGTGTTCGCCTCATTGTTCACCTGCGGCATCGCGGTGCCGCACATGATCGCCTCCGGCGACGGACGTCTCATCGACACCTACGTGCGACCCACCCTGAGTGGCGAGAAGATCGGCTCGCTGGCGATCACCGAGCCCGGCGGGGGCTCCGACGTCGGGCACCTGACAACCCGCGCCGTCCGGGATGGAGACGACTACATCCTCAATGGCGCCAAGACCTACATCACCTCGGGGGTACGGGCCGACTACGTCGTCACCGCGGCCCGCACCGGAGGCGCGGGTGCCGCAGGGGTTTCGCTCATCGTCGTCGACAAGGGCACGCCGGGATTCGAGGTCAGCCGCAAGCTGGACAAGATGGGCTGGCGTTCGTCGGACACCGCGGAGTTGTCCTACACAGACGTGCGGGTACCCGTCGCCAACCTCATCGGCGTCGAGAACACCGGCTTCCTGCAGATCGCCGGCGCATTCGTCTCCGAACGTGTCGGCCTTGCCGCACAGGCGTATTCGAGCGCGCAGCGGTGCCTGGACCTGACCGTCGACTGGTGCCGCAACCGCGAGACCTTCGGCAAGCCGCTGATCGCGCGGCAGTCGGTCCAGAACACGCTCGCCGAGATGGCGCGGCGCATCGACGTGGCCAGGGTCTACACCCGGCACCTCGTCGAACGGCAACTCGATGGTGAGGCGAACCTGATCACCGAGGTCTGCTTTGCCAAGAACACCGCCGTCGAAGCCGGCGAGTGGGTGGCCAACCAGGCGGTGCAGTTGTTCGGCGGCATGGGCTACATGGCCGAGTCGGAGATCGAGCGTCAGTACCGCGACATGCGCATCCTCGGCATCGGCGGCGGCACCACCGAGATCCTGACCTCACTGGCCGCCAAATCACTCGGCTTTCAGGCATGA
- a CDS encoding acyl-CoA carboxylase subunit beta has product MTLKSVLDTRSPGYAEAAEAMSAKLAELEAEHSKALAGGGEKYVARHHARGKMTARERVEALLDPDSPFLELSPLAAWGTNFTVGASVVIGIGAVSGVECLIVSNDPTVKGGTSNPWTLRKILRANQIARQNRLPVISLVESGGADLPTQKEIFIPGGQMFRDLTRLSAAGIPTIALVFGNSTAGGAYIPGMSDHVVMIKERSKVFLAGPPLVKMATGEESDDESLGGAEMHARTSGLADYFAVDELDAIRIGRRIVSRLNWRKQGPQPAPVRAALFDENELIGIVPPDLRIPFDPREVIARVVDGSEFDEFKPLYGGSLVTGWATLHGYPLGILANARGVLFSEESQKATQFIQLANRSNTPLLFLHNTTGYMVGKDYEEGGMIKHGSMMINAVSNSTVPHISLLIGSSYGAGHYGMCGRAYDPRFLFAWPSAKSAVMGGAQLAGVLSIVNRAATEARGQVVDEEADAAMRAAVEGQIEAESLPMVLSGMLYDDGVIDPRDTRTVLGMCLSAIANGPIEGTSNFGVFRM; this is encoded by the coding sequence ATGACACTCAAGTCCGTCCTCGACACCCGCTCCCCCGGCTACGCCGAGGCCGCCGAAGCGATGTCGGCCAAGCTCGCCGAGTTGGAGGCGGAGCACTCCAAGGCGCTGGCCGGTGGTGGGGAGAAGTACGTGGCACGCCACCACGCCCGCGGCAAGATGACTGCCCGCGAACGTGTGGAGGCACTGCTCGACCCCGACTCACCCTTTCTGGAGTTGAGCCCGCTTGCCGCCTGGGGCACGAACTTCACCGTCGGCGCCAGCGTCGTGATCGGTATCGGTGCGGTCAGCGGAGTGGAATGCCTGATCGTTTCCAACGACCCCACCGTCAAAGGCGGCACCAGCAACCCGTGGACACTGCGGAAGATCCTGCGGGCCAACCAGATCGCGCGGCAGAATCGGCTGCCGGTGATCTCCCTGGTGGAATCCGGCGGTGCCGACCTACCCACACAGAAAGAGATCTTCATCCCCGGCGGCCAGATGTTCCGCGACCTGACCCGGCTGTCGGCCGCCGGCATCCCGACCATCGCGTTGGTGTTCGGCAACTCGACCGCCGGTGGCGCCTACATCCCCGGCATGTCCGATCACGTGGTGATGATCAAGGAACGCTCGAAGGTCTTCCTGGCCGGGCCGCCGCTGGTGAAGATGGCCACCGGCGAGGAATCCGACGACGAATCGCTCGGCGGCGCCGAGATGCACGCCCGCACGTCGGGTCTGGCGGACTACTTCGCCGTCGACGAACTCGACGCGATCCGGATCGGACGCCGAATCGTGTCGCGGCTGAACTGGCGCAAGCAGGGTCCGCAGCCGGCACCGGTGCGGGCGGCGCTGTTCGACGAGAACGAGCTGATCGGCATCGTTCCGCCGGACCTGCGCATTCCGTTCGACCCGCGGGAGGTGATCGCCCGCGTCGTCGACGGTTCGGAGTTCGACGAGTTCAAGCCGCTCTACGGTGGCTCACTGGTGACCGGTTGGGCCACGCTGCACGGCTACCCGCTGGGCATCCTGGCCAACGCACGAGGTGTGCTGTTCAGCGAGGAGTCCCAGAAGGCCACCCAGTTCATCCAGCTGGCCAACCGGTCGAACACCCCACTGTTGTTCCTGCACAACACCACCGGCTACATGGTGGGCAAGGACTACGAGGAAGGCGGGATGATCAAGCACGGGTCGATGATGATCAACGCGGTGTCGAACTCGACGGTGCCGCACATCTCGCTGCTGATCGGCTCCTCCTACGGCGCCGGGCACTACGGCATGTGCGGGCGCGCCTACGACCCGCGGTTCCTGTTCGCCTGGCCCAGCGCCAAGTCCGCCGTGATGGGCGGGGCGCAACTGGCAGGCGTGCTGTCCATCGTGAACCGCGCCGCCACCGAGGCCCGCGGTCAGGTGGTCGACGAGGAGGCCGATGCCGCGATGCGCGCGGCCGTGGAGGGGCAGATCGAGGCCGAGTCACTGCCGATGGTGCTCTCCGGCATGCTCTACGACGACGGCGTCATCGATCCACGGGACACCCGGACCGTGTTGGGAATGTGCCTGTCCGCCATCGCCAACGGCCCGATCGAGGGGACGTCGAACTTCGGCGTCTTCCGGATGTGA
- a CDS encoding MspA family porin: MKAISRVLIAMVASIAALFVSTGTSHAGLDNELSLVDGQGRTLTIQQWDTFLNGVFPLDRNRLTREWFHSGKASYIVAGEGADEFEGTLELGYQVGFPWSLGVGINFSYTTPNIAFDGLEGFNELGPFGGFGGIVTPPLFPGVSISADLGNGPGIQEVATFSVDVAGPGGSVAVSNAHGTVTGAAGGVLLRPFARLVSSTGDSVTTYGEPWNMN, translated from the coding sequence ATGAAGGCAATCAGTCGGGTGCTGATCGCGATGGTGGCGTCCATCGCGGCTTTGTTCGTGAGCACTGGCACCTCTCACGCAGGTCTGGACAATGAGCTGAGCTTGGTCGATGGCCAGGGTCGGACTCTGACGATCCAGCAGTGGGACACATTCCTCAACGGTGTTTTTCCGTTGGACCGCAACCGGCTGACCCGTGAGTGGTTCCACTCGGGCAAGGCCTCCTACATCGTGGCCGGTGAGGGTGCGGACGAGTTCGAGGGCACGTTGGAGCTCGGCTACCAGGTGGGCTTCCCGTGGTCGCTGGGTGTGGGGATCAACTTCAGCTACACCACGCCCAACATCGCGTTCGACGGTCTGGAGGGCTTTAACGAACTGGGCCCCTTCGGCGGCTTTGGTGGCATCGTGACTCCGCCGCTGTTCCCGGGTGTGTCGATCTCGGCTGACCTGGGCAACGGTCCGGGTATCCAGGAAGTGGCGACCTTCAGTGTGGACGTGGCCGGCCCCGGTGGTTCGGTGGCGGTGTCCAATGCGCACGGCACGGTGACCGGCGCGGCCGGCGGTGTGCTGCTGCGTCCGTTCGCCCGGTTGGTCTCGTCGACCGGTGACAGCGTCACCACCTACGGCGAACCGTGGAACATGAACTGA
- the mscL gene encoding large-conductance mechanosensitive channel protein MscL, giving the protein MLKGFKDFISRGNVIDLAVAVVIGAAFTGLVTAFTQSVIQPLIDRIGAGPDAEYGILRIPLGGDQFVDLNAVLSAGINFLIVAAVIYFVIVVPFKKLKERDAKVESEETELTLLTEIRDLLRAEASGGSAGRHGSPAGDHTE; this is encoded by the coding sequence ATGCTGAAGGGGTTCAAGGACTTCATATCTCGAGGCAACGTGATCGACCTGGCCGTCGCAGTCGTGATCGGGGCGGCGTTCACCGGCCTCGTCACGGCCTTCACACAAAGTGTCATTCAACCCCTCATCGATCGCATCGGTGCCGGGCCCGACGCCGAGTACGGCATCCTGCGGATTCCGCTGGGGGGCGACCAGTTCGTCGATCTCAACGCGGTGCTGTCGGCCGGCATCAACTTCCTCATCGTGGCCGCGGTCATCTACTTCGTGATCGTCGTGCCGTTCAAGAAGCTCAAGGAGCGCGACGCCAAGGTGGAATCAGAAGAGACCGAGCTCACGCTGTTGACCGAGATCCGCGATCTCTTGCGTGCTGAGGCCAGCGGTGGTTCCGCCGGCAGGCACGGCAGTCCGGCCGGCGATCACACGGAGTGA